A single region of the Strigops habroptila isolate Jane chromosome 3, bStrHab1.2.pri, whole genome shotgun sequence genome encodes:
- the LOC115605689 gene encoding potassium voltage-gated channel subfamily A member 5-like: MEIALVTLENGGTTAIAGGEDATAGGSARARRRGNLLHIAGSAAAALRLNDGKECAPPPPEDEERPPSAPREGGGRRRSGSAGSPSDRAAERGAAPPPQPPPQPPPRRGAGMEMGPSEEGGHRRGMAMAAAGEEEEEEEEAAANQGAMHHQRVLINISGLRFETQLGTLNQFPDTLLGDPDKRMRYFDPLRNEYFFDRNRPSFDGILYFYQSGGKLRRPVNVSIDVFADEIRFYQLGEEAMERFREDEGFIKEEEKPLPGNEFQRQVWLIFEYPESSSSARAIAIVSVLVILISIITFCLETLPEFRDEREMPVPQPTQSGGLNGTTVEPQPMQPPSSLSDPFFIIETTCVIWFTFELLVRFFACPSKSEFSRNIMNIIDIVAIIPYFITLGTELAQQQQPGAGSSNGGGGQQQAMSLAILRVIRLVRVFRIFKLSRHSKGLQILGQTLKASMRELGLLIFFLFIGVILFSSAVYFAEADDPESHFSSIPDAFWWAVVTMTTVGYGDMRPVTVGGKIVGSLCAIAGVLTIALPVPVIVSNFNYFYHRETDHEQAVLKDEHSSAQGSAAGGDVKRRASKNSLNKSVVHLENSEGFNNGTGSLEKASIKAKSNIDLRKSLYALCLDTNRETDL, from the coding sequence ATGGAGATCGCGCTGGTGACTCTGGAGAACGGCGGCACCACGGCCATCGCGGGCGGCGAGGATGCCACGGCAGGCGGCAGTGCCCGGGCTCGGCGGAGGGGCAACTTGCTCCACATCGCCGGCTCCGCCGCTGCCGCTCTGCGGCTGAACGACGGCAAGGAGtgcgccccgccgccgccggagGACGAGGAGCGGCCCCCGTCGGCCCCTCGGGAAGGCGGCGGGAGGCGCCGCAGCGGCAGCGCGGGCAGCCCCAGCGACCGGGCGGCGGAGCGCGGAGCGGCCCCTCCGCCCCAACCGCCACCACAACCGCCGCCGCGCCGCGGTGCGGGGATGGAGATGGGCCCCTCGGAGGAAGGGGGGCACCGCCGGGGCATggccatggcggcggcgggcgaggaggaggaggaggaggaggaggcggcggcgaACCAGGGCGCCATGCACCACCAGCGGGTGCTGATCAACATCTCGGGGCTGCGCTTCGAGACCCAGCTCGGCACCCTCAACCAGTTTCCCGACACGCTGCTGGGGGACCCGGATAAGCGCATGCGTTACTTCGACCCGCTCCGCAACGAATACTTCTTCGACCGCAACCGGCCCAGCTTCGACGGGATCCTCTACTTTTACCAGTCTGGGGGCAAGCTCCGCCGGCCCGTCAATGTCTCTATCGACGTCTTTGCCGACGAGATCCGCTTCTATCAGTTGGGTGAGGAGGCCATGGAGCGCTTCCGGGAGGACGAGGGCTTCatcaaagaggaggaaaagcccCTGCCCGGCAACGAGTTCCAGCGGCAGGTCTGGCTCATCTTTGAGTACCCCGAGAGCTCCAGCTCGGCACGAGCCATCGCCATTGTCTCTGTGCTGGTCATCCTCATCTCCATCATCACCTTCTGCCTCGAGACCCTGCCGGAATTCAGGGATGAGAGAGAGATGCCTGTGCCCCAGCCCACACAAAGTGGAGGTTTAAATGGCACGACTGTGGAACCCCAACCCATGCAGCCACCCAGTAGTCTCTCTGACCCCTTCTTCATCATTGAGACCACATGTGTTATCTGGTTCACCTTTGAGCTCCTCGTCCGCTTTTTTGCCTGCCCCAGCAAGTCTGAGTTTTCCCGCAACATCATGAACATCATTGACATCGTGGCCATCATCCCCTACTTCATCACCCTGGGAACTGAgctggcccagcagcagcagcctggggctggcagtAGCaatgggggtggggggcagcAGCAAGCCATGTCCCTGGCCATCCTCAGAGTCATCCGCCTGGTCAGAGTCTTCAGGATCTTCAAGCTCTCCAGGCACTCCAAGGGGCTGCAGATCTTGGGACAGACTTTGAAAGCCAGCATGAGGGAGCTGGGCCTcctcatcttcttcctcttcatcgGGGTGATCCTCTTCTCCAGTGCTGTCTACTTTGCTGAAGCTGATGACCCCGAGTCTCATTTCTCCAGCATTCCTGATGCTTTCTGGTGGGCAGTGGTAACCATGACCACTGTGGGCTATGGGGACATGCGACCTGTCACCGTGGGGGGCAAGATTGTGGGTTCCTTGTGTGCCATCGCAGGTGTGCTCACCATTGCCTTGCCTGTCCCTGTCATTGTGTCCAACTTCAATTACTTCTACCACCGAGAGACTGATCATGAGCAAGCTGTTCTCAAAGATGAACACAGTAGTGCTCAGGGCAGCGCAGCAGGGGGAGATGTAAAGAGAAGAGCCAGTAAAAACTCTCTGAACAAATCTGTTGTGCACTTGGAAAACAGTGAGGGTTTCAACAATGGCACCGGCTCCTTAGAGAAAGCCAGTATCAAAGCAAAAAGTAACATAGATCTCAGAAAATCCCTCTATGCTCTCTGTCTGGACACCAACAGGGAAACAGACCTGTAA